Proteins encoded by one window of Ananas comosus cultivar F153 unplaced genomic scaffold, ASM154086v1, whole genome shotgun sequence:
- the LOC109705174 gene encoding ribosomal protein S2, mitochondrial-like gives MTIHSIVCTKLLSTNAHLGRRVAAHHFSVYICGSRNGIAILDSDKTKISLRNALHFIGSPIRQKGRSFFLKTNHVFLYEIMEEMASCINDSQWRIGAFLTNSCSSPKKIRSRKKKINLGLNQEPDCVVILDADRKSSVILEADRSQIPIASLVDSTIPLGSFKRITYPIPANDPIQFVYLFRHSITKTVILERGRIVAMKEKKELIDRPFPRRIGFSRSVEWSPASETSLWIEQE, from the coding sequence atgacAATCCATTCTATAGTGTGTACTAAATTACTTAGTACGAACGCACATCTCGGCCGTCGGGTAGCTGCTCACCATTTCTCAGTCTATATCTGTGGTTCCAGAAATGGAATTGCTATTCTCGATTCAGACAAGACAAAGATTAGTTTACGAAACGCTCTTCATTTTATAGGATCTCCCATTCGTCAAAAAGGCCGTTCCTTCTTTTTAAAGACCAATCATGTATTTCTATATGAGATAATGGAAGAAATGGCGAGCTGTATCAATGATTCTCAATGGAGGATCGGGGCTTTTTTGACCAATTCTTGTTCAAGTCCGAAAAAAATCCGttcgagaaagaagaagatcaatTTAGGGTTGAACCAAGAACCTGATTGTGTGGTTATTCTGGATGCAGATAGAAAGTCTTCGGTCATACTGGAAGCTGATCGATCACAAATACCTATTGCATCCTTAGTTGATTCTACGATCCCATTGGGATCCTTTAAAAGAATCACTTATCCCATTCCAGCGAATGATCCTATACAGTTCGTATATCTATTTCGTCATTCGATCACGAAAACAGTGATTCTTGAACGGGGAAGAATCGTTGcgatgaaggagaagaaggaactCATCGATCGACCTTTTCCAAGAAGAATTGGTTTTAGTCGATCGGTCGAGTGGTCACCAGCTAGTGAGACCAGTTTATGGATTGAACAAGAATAG